From the genome of Danio aesculapii chromosome 16, fDanAes4.1, whole genome shotgun sequence, one region includes:
- the si:ch73-90p23.1 gene encoding free fatty acid receptor 3-like has protein sequence MAWTVHLSNLVLGVYGFTLITGLPANILAFYTFFQKVRQRSTPMDVLLLSLTISDLVFLFFLPFRMVEAANMKWTLPYFLCPLSGFIFYSTIYNSTFHLTAISVERYLGVAFPIKYKLKRNPRNALIASVVFWIMSMAHCSIVYIMQYHNHSNPNFTDPSTRDTCYEEFSPEQLQILLPVRLELFAVLFCTPFLICCFCYIKFIHILSNLPSINAKKRYRAIGMALGTLLVFIICFMPYNISHVVGYVNRQSPDWRVYALLTSTFNACLDPFIFYFSSSALRGTFKNVLEELARRLVLPCCRTTLYCPLLNCSSADEKTQSSTDSTL, from the coding sequence ATGGCGTGGACGGTGCATCTCAGTAACCTGGTGTTAGGTGTGTACGGCTTCACGCTGATCACAGGCCTTCCCGCAAACATCCTGGCTTTCTACACGTTCTTCCAGAAGGTTCGGCAGCGCTCCACTCCGATGGACGTGCTGTTACTCAGTTTGACCATCTCTGACCTGGTCTTCCTCTTCTTCCTGCCCTTCCGCATGGTGGAGGCGGCCAACATGAAGTGGACACTGCCATATTTCCTCTGCCCGCTGTCGGGTTTCATCTTCTACTCCACCATCTATAACAGCACCTTCCACTTGACGGCCATCAGTGTCGAGCGATACCTCGGTGTGGCTTTTCCTATTAAATACAAGCTCAAGCGCAACCCCAGGAATGCACTGATCGCCAGTGTCGTATTTTGGATCATGTCAATGGCGCACTGCAGTATCGTCTACATCATGCAATACCACAATCATTCCAACCCAAACTTCACCGATCCGTCAACCCGAGACACATGCTATGAAGAATTCAGCCCCGAACAGCTGCAGATCCTCCTTCCTGTCCGACTAGAGCTTTTTGCAGTGCTTTTCTGCACGCCGTTCCTCATCTGCTGCTTCTGCTATATCAAATTCATCCACATCCTCTCCAATCTGCCTAGCATCAACGCTAAGAAGCGTTATAGAGCCATCGGGATGGCACTGGGCACACTTTTGGTCTTCATTATCTGTTTCATGCCCTACAACATCTCGCATGTGGTTGGATATGTGAACAGGCAAAGTCCAGACTGGAGAGTTTACGCTCTTCTCACGAGCACGTTTAACGCATGCCTGGATCCGTTCATCTTCTACTTCTCGTCTTCGGCGCTCAGAGGAACTTTCAAGAACGTCTTGGAGGAGTTGGCAAGGCGTCTGGTTCTTCCGTGTTGTCGCACGACTCTTTATTGCCCTTTGTTGAACTGTTCAAGTGCTGATGAGAAAACTCAGAGCTCCACTGACAGCACGCTGTAG